A region of Kribbella sp. NBC_01245 DNA encodes the following proteins:
- a CDS encoding response regulator transcription factor yields MSGVQRRVVVVDDHDMFRAGVRSEIGASVDIVGEGADVDSAVKAIVAGEPDVVLLDVHLPGGGGTEVMKQVHQRHPEVKFLALSVSDAAEDVIGVIRAGARGYVTKNISGTELVDAIGRVADGDAVFSPRLAGFVLDAFSGAIDIASVDEDLDRLSQREREVLRLIARGYAYKEVARELFISVKTVETHVSSVLRKLQLSNRHELTRWATDRRLV; encoded by the coding sequence ATGAGCGGCGTGCAGAGGCGAGTCGTCGTGGTCGACGATCACGACATGTTCCGGGCCGGTGTGCGCAGCGAGATCGGCGCCTCGGTCGACATCGTGGGCGAGGGGGCCGACGTCGACTCGGCGGTGAAGGCGATCGTGGCCGGCGAGCCCGACGTCGTCCTGCTCGACGTCCACCTGCCCGGCGGTGGTGGTACCGAGGTGATGAAGCAGGTCCACCAGCGTCATCCCGAGGTGAAGTTCCTCGCGCTGTCGGTCTCCGACGCCGCCGAGGACGTGATCGGCGTGATTCGGGCCGGCGCCCGCGGTTACGTCACCAAGAACATCAGCGGTACCGAACTGGTCGACGCCATCGGCCGGGTCGCCGACGGCGACGCCGTCTTCTCACCCCGCCTGGCCGGCTTCGTCCTGGACGCCTTCTCCGGCGCCATCGACATCGCCTCGGTCGACGAGGACCTGGACCGGTTGTCCCAGCGCGAGCGCGAGGTACTGCGCCTGATCGCCCGCGGCTACGCCTACAAAGAGGTCGCCCGCGAACTCTTCATCTCGGTCAAGACCGTCGAGACCCACGTCTCAAGCGTCCTCCGCAAACTCCAACTCTCCAACCGCCACGAACTAACCCGCTGGGCCACCGACCGCCGCCTCGTCTAA
- a CDS encoding ATP-binding protein gives MTQPAHAAAQSEGPPGPAAAQEAPRVPPVEDPPAVRRAYRRTTDRYIGGVAGGIADHLGISAHAVRLTFVLVTVFGGFGVLIYATLWFLMPLAPPPGPAAPGLDAATKFGLRTEQPKPPPSGKTSNKGQPAAMIVFGAGMLLLLQVMGLGIAGKLFWPMVIAGTGLALIWRQADDNQRNEWSKVYPRLPFLGLLLGKRGFGPIMRLTVGVLLIAGAVTLYLVQVGKLSMLGDVLVALLLAIVGVGLIAGPWIHGLSRDLTNERSERIRTQERADMAAHLHDSVLQTLALIQKQANDPKAVARLARAQERDLRSWLYDETDDSDKTLSAAVKRAAAEVEDAHGVPIEVVTVGDCELTDGVSSMVRAARESMVNAAKHSGADKIDVFVEVDGDRAEIFVRDRGKGFDPEQVPEDRLGLRHSVMGRMERHGGRATVRSNPDTGTEVRLEMDR, from the coding sequence ATGACACAACCAGCCCACGCCGCAGCGCAGTCGGAGGGTCCCCCGGGTCCCGCCGCCGCGCAGGAGGCGCCACGTGTGCCGCCGGTGGAGGACCCGCCGGCGGTTCGGCGCGCGTACCGGCGTACGACGGACCGCTATATCGGCGGCGTCGCGGGCGGTATCGCGGACCACCTCGGCATCTCGGCGCACGCGGTCCGGCTGACGTTCGTCCTGGTCACGGTCTTCGGTGGGTTCGGCGTCCTCATCTACGCGACGTTGTGGTTCCTGATGCCGCTGGCGCCGCCGCCGGGTCCGGCCGCGCCCGGGCTGGACGCGGCCACCAAGTTCGGCCTCCGTACGGAGCAGCCGAAGCCGCCGCCGTCCGGCAAGACCTCGAACAAGGGTCAGCCCGCGGCGATGATCGTGTTCGGCGCGGGCATGCTGCTGCTCTTGCAGGTGATGGGCCTCGGTATCGCGGGCAAGCTCTTCTGGCCGATGGTGATCGCGGGCACCGGTCTCGCGCTGATCTGGCGGCAGGCGGACGACAACCAGCGCAACGAGTGGTCGAAGGTCTATCCGCGACTGCCGTTCCTCGGGCTGCTGCTCGGCAAGCGTGGGTTCGGCCCGATCATGCGGCTGACCGTCGGCGTGCTCCTGATCGCGGGCGCTGTCACGTTGTACCTCGTCCAGGTCGGCAAGCTCTCGATGCTCGGCGACGTCCTCGTCGCGCTACTGCTGGCCATCGTCGGCGTCGGCCTGATCGCCGGGCCCTGGATCCACGGCCTGAGCCGCGACCTGACGAACGAGCGCAGCGAGCGCATCCGGACCCAGGAGCGAGCCGATATGGCCGCGCACCTGCACGACTCGGTGCTGCAGACGCTCGCGCTGATCCAGAAGCAGGCGAACGATCCGAAGGCCGTCGCCCGATTGGCCCGGGCCCAGGAGCGGGACTTGCGTTCCTGGCTGTACGACGAAACCGACGACAGCGACAAGACGCTCTCGGCAGCGGTGAAACGGGCCGCGGCCGAGGTCGAGGACGCCCACGGCGTACCGATCGAGGTCGTCACGGTCGGGGACTGCGAGCTGACCGACGGGGTGTCGTCGATGGTGCGGGCGGCGCGCGAGTCGATGGTGAACGCGGCCAAGCACTCCGGCGCGGACAAGATCGACGTGTTCGTGGAGGTCGACGGCGACCGGGCGGAGATCTTCGTCCGCGATCGGGGCAAGGGATTCGACCCTGAGCAGGTGCCCGAGGACCGGCTCGGGCTGCGGCACAGTGTGATGGGCCGGATGGAACGGCACGGCGGCCGCGCTACCGTGCGGTCGAATCCGGATACGGGAACCGAAGTACGACTGGAGATGGACAGATGA
- the rpsR gene encoding 30S ribosomal protein S18, translating to MPPAGNRKPKPNPLIRDGIEYVDYKDTALLRKFISDRGKIRSRRVTGLTVQQQKQVARAIKNAREMALLPYTSTTR from the coding sequence ATCCCGCCGGCCGGCAATCGCAAACCGAAGCCGAACCCCCTGATCCGCGACGGCATCGAGTACGTCGACTACAAGGACACCGCGCTGTTGCGGAAGTTCATCTCCGATCGCGGCAAGATCCGCTCCCGCCGGGTCACCGGTCTGACCGTGCAGCAGCAGAAGCAGGTCGCCCGCGCGATCAAGAACGCCCGCGAAATGGCACTCCTGCCATACACCTCGACCACCCGCTAG
- a CDS encoding DUF1648 domain-containing protein → MIRKVLALLVIALPVIAVGLVLLTMDLPDPIPSHWNSSGEADRTMSRTVFAVLNLAVTGGAALAAAGFARIESARWSVTACAFAAYLMGSLAVLTAYIAGAFGGHSGTDLPWLGLVIALAVAFAGPAIVALLWPTPLVVGDASVPDAELPHLDLAPGERAVYVTEIRSRGFAALAVSCAVIGLILVLAVDALIGICVLAVTVAGAVLQRATLRVDANGVRVVFGPGVRINIPLAEIRQASVEQIQPMQWGGWGYRVTPGKRGLILRAGPGLVLDLTNGTRFAITLDTPEPPAALLNTLLTH, encoded by the coding sequence ATGATTCGCAAGGTCCTGGCACTGCTGGTGATCGCCCTGCCGGTGATCGCGGTTGGCCTGGTTCTGCTCACGATGGATCTCCCGGACCCGATACCGAGCCACTGGAACAGCAGTGGCGAGGCCGACCGGACGATGAGCCGCACGGTTTTCGCCGTGCTCAACCTGGCCGTGACCGGCGGCGCCGCCCTAGCTGCGGCCGGATTCGCCCGGATCGAGTCGGCCCGGTGGAGCGTCACCGCCTGCGCCTTCGCGGCGTACCTGATGGGCTCCCTTGCCGTCCTCACCGCCTACATCGCCGGCGCTTTCGGTGGCCACAGTGGGACCGATCTGCCGTGGCTGGGTTTGGTCATCGCACTGGCGGTCGCCTTCGCTGGCCCAGCCATCGTCGCCCTCCTCTGGCCCACGCCACTCGTCGTTGGTGACGCGTCTGTGCCGGATGCGGAGCTGCCGCATCTCGACCTCGCGCCGGGTGAGCGGGCGGTCTATGTGACGGAGATCCGCTCGCGCGGGTTCGCCGCCTTGGCCGTCAGCTGCGCCGTCATCGGCCTGATCCTGGTCCTCGCGGTCGACGCCTTGATCGGCATCTGCGTCCTCGCCGTCACGGTGGCCGGCGCCGTGCTGCAACGAGCCACGCTCCGCGTCGACGCGAATGGCGTTCGCGTCGTCTTCGGCCCAGGCGTCCGCATCAACATCCCCCTCGCCGAAATCCGCCAGGCCAGTGTCGAGCAGATCCAGCCCATGCAATGGGGCGGCTGGGGCTACCGCGTAACCCCCGGCAAACGCGGCCTCATCCTCCGCGCCGGCCCAGGCCTAGTCCTAGACCTCACCAACGGCACCCGCTTCGCCATCACCCTGGACACCCCCGAACCCCCCGCCGCCCTCCTGAACACCCTCCTAACCCACTAA
- a CDS encoding aminopeptidase C, which yields MERNLTAEQLELFEKEFAAQPSYRVMQNAVTQTPVNEIALDRRIVTGLDHSVSNLLDDWKVTNQKKSGRCWLFAGLNLLRTGAAQKLDVKDFEFSQNYLLFWDKFERSNFFLEAALETSDRDVDDRTVAHLLSDPIGDGGQWNMFIALVHKHGLVPKTAMPETESSSNTSAMNETLRKVLRQGARDLRKLAGDAEAQRARKQEVLTVVHRVLSIHLGTPPQKFLWQWKDNDKGFHRDGWMTPTEFAKKYVTIPLEEYVCVVHDPRESSPAGRTFTVEYLGNVIDAPPVVYLNVEMDLIKQLAMDAIVGGEPVWFGCDVGKQMSSDLGYWDAALFDYEAVYDTKFELDKAERLLHHETLMTHAMLFTGVDVVDGEPRRWRVENSWGDEKADSGFWTMNDSWFGEHVFEIAVRRSALPAELQARLGDEPIVLPAWDPMGALAD from the coding sequence ATGGAGCGCAACCTCACAGCCGAACAGCTGGAACTCTTCGAGAAGGAGTTCGCGGCCCAGCCCTCGTACCGGGTGATGCAGAACGCCGTCACGCAGACGCCCGTCAACGAGATCGCCCTCGACCGCCGGATCGTCACCGGTCTCGACCATTCGGTGTCGAACCTGCTGGACGACTGGAAGGTCACCAACCAGAAGAAGAGCGGCCGCTGCTGGCTCTTCGCCGGACTGAACCTGCTGCGGACCGGCGCGGCGCAGAAGCTGGACGTCAAGGACTTCGAGTTCTCACAGAACTACCTGCTCTTCTGGGACAAGTTCGAACGTTCGAACTTCTTCCTGGAGGCGGCTCTGGAGACCTCCGACCGCGACGTCGACGACCGGACCGTGGCGCATCTGCTGTCCGACCCGATCGGCGACGGCGGCCAGTGGAACATGTTCATCGCGCTCGTGCACAAGCACGGCCTGGTGCCGAAGACCGCGATGCCGGAGACCGAGAGCTCGTCGAACACCAGTGCCATGAACGAAACCCTGCGCAAGGTGTTGCGTCAGGGCGCCCGCGACCTGCGCAAACTCGCCGGTGACGCCGAGGCGCAGCGGGCGCGCAAGCAGGAGGTGCTGACGGTCGTCCACCGGGTGCTGAGCATTCACCTGGGCACGCCGCCGCAGAAGTTCCTGTGGCAGTGGAAGGACAACGACAAGGGCTTCCACCGCGACGGCTGGATGACGCCGACCGAGTTCGCGAAGAAGTACGTGACGATTCCGCTGGAGGAGTACGTCTGCGTCGTGCACGACCCGCGTGAGTCGAGCCCGGCCGGCCGGACCTTCACCGTGGAGTACCTCGGCAACGTCATCGACGCGCCGCCGGTGGTCTACCTGAACGTCGAGATGGACCTGATCAAGCAGCTGGCGATGGACGCGATCGTCGGCGGCGAGCCGGTCTGGTTCGGCTGCGACGTCGGCAAGCAGATGTCGTCCGACCTTGGCTACTGGGACGCGGCGCTGTTCGACTACGAGGCCGTCTACGACACCAAGTTCGAGCTGGACAAGGCCGAGCGGCTGCTGCACCACGAGACCCTGATGACGCACGCGATGCTGTTCACCGGTGTCGACGTGGTCGACGGTGAGCCGCGCCGCTGGCGGGTCGAGAACAGCTGGGGTGACGAGAAGGCCGACAGCGGCTTCTGGACCATGAACGACTCGTGGTTCGGTGAGCACGTCTTCGAGATCGCCGTCCGTCGTTCGGCGCTGCCGGCCGAGCTGCAGGCGCGTCTCGGCGACGAGCCGATCGTGCTGCCGGCGTGGGACCCGATGGGTGCGCTCGCGGACTGA
- a CDS encoding alpha/beta fold hydrolase codes for MTIHHEVHGTGPALLLIHAGVADSRMWAAQRDDLAKDHLVVTLDLRGYGETPLAPGTEYSDADDVLAVLDALGLDTVTAVAASYGANVALQAASHKPQRFNRLVLFSPPLDEVDATEDLRAFATKENALLEAGDIAQATALNVQTWLGPEAGEEARALVTEMQANAFQIQIAAGDDIKNAEYAVQPDRIAVPVTVYDGAHDLEFFHRTTKYLAEALPDAQLVTLPWAGHLAALERPAETTALIRAAL; via the coding sequence ATGACGATTCACCACGAGGTCCACGGCACCGGACCCGCTCTACTGCTCATCCACGCGGGTGTGGCCGACTCACGGATGTGGGCCGCGCAGCGCGACGACCTGGCCAAGGACCACCTGGTGGTGACGCTGGACCTCCGCGGGTACGGCGAAACGCCTCTAGCCCCCGGTACCGAGTACTCGGACGCGGACGACGTACTGGCTGTCCTGGACGCCCTAGGCCTCGACACGGTTACAGCTGTCGCAGCGTCGTACGGGGCGAACGTGGCGCTACAAGCCGCTAGCCATAAGCCGCAGCGGTTCAACCGGCTGGTGCTCTTCTCGCCGCCTCTGGACGAGGTAGACGCGACAGAAGACCTCAGAGCCTTCGCTACCAAAGAGAACGCGCTACTTGAGGCTGGAGACATCGCCCAAGCGACTGCGCTGAACGTACAGACCTGGCTAGGCCCTGAAGCCGGCGAGGAGGCTCGGGCGCTCGTGACCGAGATGCAGGCGAACGCGTTCCAGATCCAGATCGCTGCCGGCGACGACATCAAGAACGCGGAGTACGCCGTACAGCCTGACCGGATCGCCGTACCCGTCACTGTGTACGACGGCGCGCACGACCTCGAGTTCTTCCACCGGACCACGAAGTACCTGGCCGAGGCTCTGCCGGACGCCCAGCTGGTCACTCTGCCCTGGGCCGGCCACCTCGCGGCCCTCGAACGCCCGGCCGAGACGACCGCGCTGATCCGCGCAGCACTCTAA
- a CDS encoding GntR family transcriptional regulator, giving the protein MLIKVDLTAKEPLADQIAGQIRAAVASGTVKGGDRLPPARELASGLGVNMHTVLRAYAAVRDEGLIELRRGRGATVSHNATPATGRMAELVRELLAEGRRLGMSAEEVADLLRRTS; this is encoded by the coding sequence ATGTTGATCAAGGTGGACCTGACGGCCAAGGAACCACTGGCCGACCAGATCGCCGGCCAGATCCGGGCGGCGGTCGCGTCGGGCACGGTCAAGGGCGGCGACCGATTACCTCCGGCGCGCGAGCTGGCGTCGGGTCTCGGGGTCAACATGCACACCGTGCTGCGGGCGTATGCCGCGGTGCGCGACGAGGGCCTGATCGAGCTGCGCCGCGGCCGTGGCGCCACCGTCAGTCACAACGCCACCCCCGCGACCGGGCGGATGGCGGAGCTGGTGCGCGAACTGCTGGCGGAGGGCCGCCGGCTGGGAATGTCGGCCGAAGAAGTCGCCGACTTGTTGAGGAGGACGTCATGA
- the rpmF gene encoding 50S ribosomal protein L32 encodes MAVPKRKMSRSNTRKRRAQWKATPVDLVPITVDGEQLRVPRALVRAYQRGLI; translated from the coding sequence GTGGCCGTTCCGAAGCGCAAGATGTCGCGTTCCAACACCCGCAAACGGCGGGCCCAGTGGAAGGCGACGCCGGTCGATCTGGTCCCGATCACGGTGGACGGTGAACAGCTCCGGGTGCCGCGTGCGCTGGTGCGCGCGTACCAGCGCGGCCTGATCTGA